Genomic DNA from Penaeus monodon isolate SGIC_2016 chromosome 15, NSTDA_Pmon_1, whole genome shotgun sequence:
NNNNNNNNNNNNNNNNNNNNNNNNNNNNNNNNNNNNNNNNNNNNNNNNNNNNNNNNNNNNNNNNNNNNNNNNNNNNNNNNNNNNNNNNNNNNNNNNNNNNNNNNNNNNNNNNNNNNNNNNNNNNNNNNNNNNNNNNNNNNNNNNNNNNNNNNNNNNNNNNNNNNNNNNNNNNNNNNNNNNNNNNNNNNNNNNNNNNNNNNNNNNNNNNNNNNNNNNNNNNNNNNNNNNNNNNNNNNNNNNNNNNNNNNNNNNNNNNNNNNNNNNNNNNNNNNNNNNNNNNNNNNNNNNNNNNNNNNNNNNNNNNNNNNNNNNNNNNNNNNNNNNNNNNNNNNNNNNNNNNNNNNNNNNNNNNNNNNNNNNNNNNNNNNNNNNNNNNNNNNNNNNNNNNNNNNNNNNNNNNNNNNNNNNNNNNNNNNNNNNNNNNNNNNNNNNNNNNNNNNNNNNNNNNNNNNNNNNNNNNNNNNNNNNNNNNNNNNNNNNNNNNNNNNNNNNNNNNNNNNNNNNNNNNNNNNNNNNNNNNNNNNNNNNNNNNNNNCTCTGGAATACAAAGGCATACTTTTTTAGTTCTTAANNNNNNNNNNNNNNNNNNNNNNNNNNNNNNNNNNNNNNNNNNNNNNNNNNNNNNNNNNNNNNNNNNNNNNNNNNNNNNNNNNNNNNNNNNNNNNNNNNNNNNNNNNNNNNNNNNNNNNNNNNNNNNNNNNNNNNNNNNNNNNNNNNNNNNNNNNNNNNNNNNNNNNNNNNNNNNNNNNNNNNNNNNNNNNNNNNNNNNNNNNNNNNNNNNNNNNNNNNNNNNNNNNNNNNNNNNNNNNNNNNNNNNNNNNNNNNNNNNNNNNNNNNNNNNNNNNNNNNNNNNNNNNNNNNNNNNNNNNNNNNNNNNNNNNNNNNNTGTATCCACTGCATgcttgggtatatatatttttttaacttttaagttTATCTCGAAAATATAAGGACAATGTGTAAAGTTACTAGAAAGCTTGCTCACACCTATGCAGTCAACAATCTGACATCTTAAGCAGACTCAGCCTTCTCGGAGACCTGTGCAGTGCCAGTGGAACCGGCGTCGGAACCATCTCGGCCCTCAGTAGCGCAAGCAAGGCAAGGCAGCTTCTTCTCGAGGGCAGCACGGTACTTGGGGTGGCTGATGGCGTACACGATGGGGTTGTAGACGGCGTTGGCCTTGGCGAAGACGGAGCCCCAGATGGAGAAAATAGGAGTAACCATGGGCTTGTTGAACATGCCTCCCCAGTTAATGATGAAGTAGGGGGTCCAAGCCATGAACCACAGGGTGACGGTCATAAGAGCAACCTTGGCGAGGCGGCACTCAGCAGAGGTCTTCTGGGCTTCCTCACTCCTCAAAGACTTGACTCCCATCTTCTTGGCCTGTTCGCGCATTCCCCTCTCGTGAGCAGCAACAGCCTTGACGATGAAGGTGTAACTGTAGATGATGTAGAACAGAGGGAAGATGTACACCCAGACGGAGTACACCCACAGGTAGCTCTTGCTCAGGGTGGTCTCGGTCAAGTAGTCAGTGCCACAAGCGGTCATGTTGCCCTCAGGCACATAACGGTTCCAgccgaagaagggaggaaggcaccAGGCAAGAGAGGCAGCCCAGGTGCCAGCAATCCTTGCCATGGCACCGCCAGAAGTCAGAGGCTCAGCAGACACTCCCTTAACGATGACATTGTATCGGTCAGCAGTGATGAAGACCATGGTCCAGATGGAAACGCAGCCGAACAGAGAACCAAGGAAAGCATAGATCTCGCAGAAGAATGCTCCAAGAGTCCAGGTCTGCCAGTAGCAAGAGATGACCATGGGTGGGAACATTGTGAACATCATCAAGAAGTCAGACATGGCCAGGTTAACGACCAAAAGGTTAGCAGGTGTTCGGAGAGATTTGGTGTTCATGAAGACCCAAATGACGACGAAGTTACCGGCAACGGAGAGACATCCCATGATTACCATCCAGAAGCCAACGAGGCTATACCAGAGTGGGTTCATGGGGGGGAACTGGTACCAATGGGAATCCACCATATGGAGAAGTTCCTTTGGCACAGTGTCAACCACTGTGTAGTTCCCATAGGGATTGGTGGATGGGAGGGCGTTGCTGCCCATGTCTGCGTTGTTCCACGACATCTGattggaaaatttaataaataagagAATNNNNNNNNNNNNNNNNNNNNNNNNNNNNNNNNNNNNNNNNNNNNNNNNNNNNNNNNNNNNNNNNNNNNNNNNNNNNNNNNNNNNNNNNNNNNNNNNNNNNNNNNNNNNNNNNNNNNNNNNNNNNNNNNNNNNNNNNNNNNNNNNNNNNNNNNNNNNNNNNNNNNNNNNNNNNNNNNNNNNNNNNNNNNNNNNNNNNNNNNNNNNNNNNNNNNNNNNNNNNNNNNNNNNNNNNNNNNNNNNNNNNNNNNNNNNNNNNNNNNNNNNNNNNNNNNNNNNNNNNNNNNNNNNNNNNNNNNNNNNNNNNNNNNNNNNNNNNNNNNNNNNNNNNNNNNNNNNNNNNNNNNNNNNNNNNNNNNNNNNNNNNNNNNNNNNNNNNNNNNNNNNNNNNNNNNNNNNNNNNNNNNNNNNNNNNNNNNNNNNNNNNNNNNNNNNNNNNNNNNCTATATCAGAGTCTCAGATAAGGAATCCAGAGGCCCATCCTTGTTAAATTGATGACATATTCCTTGATCGAACAGTATAAGCCACAAAATATGGTCACTCATGATTTACATCTCGGCTGATAACTTACCTTTAAGGTAGGTTGCTGATGCGAGTGTGGCAAAGAAATTTCCTTTCAGAACTACTTTGCCCACAGCTGGCTGCCTTAGCGAGTACCTTACAAGTAACTGAGTTCTGAGGGACACTGACAGGTTTAAATATCCGATGTTAATCTTATTAACGCCCTCTCCCTTGCCTTTCTGACTATAAggctatttttaaacttttattttttcctttgtgtgcCCTTGTGTATCGCGCACCCGCNNNNNNNNNNNNNNNNNNNNNNNNNNNNNNNNNNNNNNNNNACTAAATGTTGATCAAACCATGCTTTCGAATTCGACACTGAGACGGGTAACTGAAGTGTAACAGAGATGAGTACCAGTGATGAANNNNNNNNNNNNNNNNNNNNNNNNNNNNNNNNNNNNNNNNNNNNNNNNNNNNNNNNNNNNNNNNNNNNNNNNNNNNNNNNNNNNNNNNNNNNNNNNNNNNNNNNNNNNNNNNNNNNNNNNNNNNNNNNNNNNNNNNNNNNNNNNNNNNNNNNNNNNNNNNNNNNNNNNNNNNNNNNNNNNNNNNNNNNNNNNNNNNNNNNNNNNNNNNNNNNNNNNNNNNNNNNNNNNNNNNNNNNNNNNNNNNNNNNNNNNNNNNNNNNNNNNNNNNNNNNNNNNNNNNNNNNNNNNNNNNNNNNNNNNNNNNNNNNNNNNNNNNNNNNNNNNNNNNNNNNNNNNNNNNNNNNNNNNNNNNNNNNNNNNNNNNNNNNNNNNNNNNNNNNNNNNNNNNNNNNNNNNNNNNNNNNNNNNNNNNNNNNNNNNNNNNNNNNNNNNNNNNNNNNNNNNNNNNNNNNNNNNNNNNNNNNNNNNNNNNNNNNNNNNNNNNNNNNNNNNNNNNNNNNNNNNNNNNNNNNNNNNNNNNNNNNNNNNNNNNNNNNNNNNNNNNNNNNNNNNNNNNNNNNNNNNNNNNNNNNNNNNNNNNNNNNNNNNNNNNNNNNNNNNNNNNNNNNNNNNNNNNNNNNNNNNNNNNNNNNNNNNNNNNNNNNNNNNNNNNNNNNNNNNNNNNNNNNNNNNNNNNNNNNNNNNNNNNNNNNNNNNNNNNNNNNNNNNNNNNNNNNNNNNNNNNNNNNNNNNNNNNNNNNNNNNNNNNNNNNNNNNNNNNNNNNNNNNNNNNNNNNNNNNNNNNNNNNNNNNNNNNNNNNNNNNNNNNNNNNNNNNNNNNNNNNNNNNNNNNNNNNNNNNNNNNNNNNNNNNNNNNNNNNNNNNNNNNNNNNNNNNNNNNNNNNNNNNNNNNNNNNNNNNNNNNNNNNNNNNNNNNNNNNNNNNNNNNNNNNNNNNNNNNNNNNNNNNNNNNNNNNNNNNNNNNNNNNNNNNNNNNNNNNNNNNNNNNNNNNNNNNNNCTCACACGGCAAACACGTGATTTCATCCGGTCCGTTAATCCATCTGAATCCATGTATCATAACTGGTATGTTTCAAATCGCAAAACTTTACATTTATCTTTTGCAGTACGTTTATGGCCGTTATATTTAGTGTTATTTCTTAATAATCTGTCGGTTAtgcaatattcattcattttgtGTGTTTCTTATATTCTGTGGATATGTACGGTTTATATAATATCAGAAGTATTTCTACCCCTacgtaacaatatacatacatgtttatcacTGTAAAGGTCCAGGAACTCATCCTTCTCTGTACTCTTACCATATATGCGGTTGATAGCCTTCAATGTCCTTTTCTTCAGGAAAAGGACATTGAGGGCTTAACACAAAGCAACAGAGACGTTGATACAAATCAACAACAGACAGTAAGTGATCTTACTTTCCATAATACATCCTGCTAAAGTCTCTATACTGGGTAAGTGAGTCCCATGCNNNNNNNNNNNNNNNNNNNNNNNNNNNNNNNNNNNNNNNNNNNNNNNNNNNNNNNNNNNNNNNNNNNNNNNNNNNNNNNNNNNNNNNNNNNNNNNNNNNNNNNNNNNNNNNNNNNNNNNNNNNNNNNNNNNNNNNNNNNNNNNNNNNNNNNNNNNNNNNNNNNNNNNNNNNNNNNNNNNNNNNNNNNNNNNNNNNNNNNNNNNNNNNNNNNNNNNNNNNNNNNNNNNNNNNNNNNNNNNNNNNNNNNNNNNNNNNNNNNNNNNNNNNNNNNNNNNNNNNNNNNNNNNNNNNNNNNNNNNNNNNNNNNNNNNNNNNNNNNNNNNNNNNNNNNNNNNNNNNNNNNNNNNNNNNNNNNNNNNNNNNNNNNNNNNNNNNNNNNNNNNNNNNNNNNNNNNNNNNNNNNNNNNNNNNNNNNNNNNNNNNNNNNNNNNNNNNNNNNNNNNNNNNNNNNNNNNNNNNNNNNNNNNNNNNNNNNNNNNNNNNNNNNNNNNNNNNNNNNNNNNNNNNNNNNNNNNNNNNNNNNNNNNNNNNNNNNNNNNNNNNNNNNNNNNNNNNNNNNNNNNNNNNNNNNNNNNNNNNNNNNNNNNNNNNNNNNNNNNNNNNNNNNNNNNNNNNNNNNNNNNNNNNNNNNNNNNNNNNNNNNNNNNNNNNNNNNNNNNNNNNNNNNNNNNNNNNNNNNNNNNNNNNNNNNNNNNNNNNNNNNNNNNNNNNNNNNNNNNNNNNNNNNNNNNNNNNNNNNNNNNNNNNNNNNNNNNNNNNNNNNNNNNNNNNNNNNNNNNNNNNNNNNNNNNNNNNNNNNNNNNNNNNNNNNNNNNNNNNNNNNNNNNNNNNNNNNNNNNNNNNNNNNNNNNNNNNNNNNNNNNNNNNNNNNNNNNNNNNNNNNNNNNNNNNNNNNNNNNNNNNNNNNNNNNNNNNNNNNNNNNNNNNNNNNNNNNNNNNNNNNNNNNNNNNNNNNNNNNNNNNNNNNNNNNNNNNNNNNNNNNNNNNNNNNNNNNNNNNNNNNNNNNNNNNNNNTTGCAGAAACAGAACATTGGGGAAATCATACCATTCATTGCGATGCTTaggtgtattttctctttttttacctcgAAATTATAAGGGTGGTGTATAAAGTTACTGACAAGTATGCTCACATGTACGTACTCAACAATCTGACATCTTAAGCAGACTCAGTCTTCTCTGGCACTTGGGCAGTGCCAGTGGAACCGGCGTCGGAACCATCTCGGCCCTCAGTAGCGCAAGCAAGGCAAGGCAGCTTCTTCTCAAGAGCAGCTCGGTACTTGGGGTGGCTGATGGCGTACACGATGGGGTTGTAGACGGCGTTGGCCTTGGCGAAGACGGAGCCCCAGATGGAGAAAATAGGAGTAACCATGGGCTTGTTGAACATGCCTCCCCAGTTGATGATGAAGTAGGGGGTCCAAGCCATGAACCACAGGGTGACGGTCATAAGAGCAACCTTGGCGAGGCGGCACTCAGCAGAGGTCTTCTGGGCTTCCTCACTCCTCAAAGACTTGACTCCCATCTTCTTGGCCTGTTCGCGCATTCCCCTCTCGTGAGCAGCAACAGCCTTGACGATGAAGGTGTAGCTGTAGATGATGTAGAACAGAGGGAAGATGTACACCCAGACGGAGTACACCCACAGGTAGCTCTTGCTCAGGGTGGTCTCGGTCAAGTAGTCAGTGCCACAAGCGGTCATGTTGCCCTCAGGCACATAACGGTTCCAgccgaagaagggaggaaggcaccAGGCAAGAGAGGCAGCCCAGGTGCCAGCAATCCTTGCCATGGCACCGCCAGAAGTCAAAGGCTCAGCAGACACTCCCTTAACGATGACATTGTATCGGTCAGCAGTGATGAAGACCATGGTCCAGATGGAAACGCAGCCGAACAGAGAACCAAGGAAAGCATAGATCTCACAGAAGAATGCTCCAAGAGTCCAGGTCTGCCAGTAGCAAGAGATGACCATGGGTGGGAACATTGTGAACATCATCAGGAAGTCAGACATGGCCAGGTTAACGACCAAGAGGTTAGCAGGTGTTCGGAGAGATTTGGTGTTCATGAAGACCCAAATGACGACGAAGTTACCGGCAACGGAGAGACATCCCATGATTACCATCCAGAAGCCAACGAGGCTATACCAGAGTGGGTTCATGGGAGGGAACTGGTACCAATGGGGGTCTATCATATGGAGAAGTTCCTTTGGCACAGTGTCAACCACTGTGTAGTTCCCATAGGGATTGGTGGATGGGAGGGCGTTGCTGCCCATGTNNNNNNNNNNNNNNNNNNNNNNNNNNNNNNNNNNNNNNNNNNNNNNNNNNNNNNNNNNNNNNNNNNNNNNNNNNNNNNNNNNNNNNNNNNNNNNNNNNNNNNNNNNNNNNNNNNNNNNNNNNNNNNNNNNNNNNNNNNNNNNNNNNNNNNNNNNNNNNNNNNNNNNNNNNNNNNNNNNNNNNNNNNNNNNNNNNNNNNNNNNNNNNNNNNNNNNNNNNNNNNNNNNNNNNNNNNNNNNNNNNNNNNNNNNNNNNNNNNNNNNNNNNNNNNNNNNNNNNNNNNNNNNNNNNNNNNNNNNNNNNNNNNNNNNNNNNNNNNNNNNNNNNNNNNNNNNNNNNNNNNNNNNNNNNNNNNNNNNNNNNNNNNNNNNNNNNNNNNNNNNNNNNNNNNNNNNNNNNNNNNNNNNNNNNNNNNNNNNNNNNNNNNNNNNNNNNNNNNNNNNNNNNNNNNNNNNNNNNNNNNNNNNNNNNNNNNNNNNNNNNNNNNNNNNNNNNNNNNNNNNNNNNNNNNNNNNNNNNNNNNNNNNNNNNNNNNNNNNNNNNNNNNNNNNNNNNNNNNNNNNNNNNNNNNNNNNNNNNNNNNNNNNNNNNNNNNNNNNNNNNNNNNNNNNNNNNNNNNNNNNNNNNNNNNNNNNNNNNNNNNNNNNNNNNNNNNNNNNNNNNNNNNNNNNNNNNNNNNNNNNNNNNNNNNNNNNNNNNNNNNNNNNNNNNNNNNNNNNNNNNNNNNNNNNNNNNNNNNNNNNNNNNNNNNNNNNNNNNNNNNNNNNNNNNNNNNNNNNNNNNNNNNNNNNNNNNNNNNNNNNNNNNNNNNNNNNNNNNNNNNNNNNNNNNNNNNNNNNNNNNNNNNNNNNNNNNNNNNNNNNNNNNNNNNCTATAGAATCAAAAAGCCCTTTCACTTTCATGGCTGCGTAAATGCAGTGTTGACAGACAGCAAAGAAATAGAATCTGAATTCACTTGTTTTTAGGTCTGAGGTGATAACTTACCTTTAAGGTAGGTTGCTGATGCGAGTGAGGCAAAGAAATTTCCTTTCAGAACTACTTTGCCCACAGCTGGCTGCCTTAGCGAGTACCTGACAAGTAACTGAATTCTGAGGAGCACAGGTAGGCTTAAATAGTTGGTGTTAATCTCATTAGCGTCCGTATCCCCctttatgattatgaaaatacaaCTCAGctgttttaaaacttatttttgtttatgtgagtTTGCTTCTCTATATCTTTGTGCATGTGTTGGCTGCGGatatgtcgtgttttttttttcttcagtgaatcATGTAAAGTGTCTATCTATGCTGATTGATAGCTAGTGAAGGATGGGAAGCGAAGAGACTGTCGCCAAGAATGAAATTAAGCATCTGATTCATCAGGGAGGATACACTAATCACCGGgcgtggatacacacacacacacacgtgNNNNNNNNNNNNNNNNNNNNNNNNNNNNNNNNNNNNNNNNNNNNNNNNNNNNNNNNNNNNNNNNNNNNNNNNNNNNNNNNNNNNNNNNNNNNNNNNNNNNNNNNNNNNNNNNNNNNNNNNNNNNNNNNNNNNNNNNNNNNNNNNNNNNNNNNNNNNNNNNNNNNNNNNNNNNNNNNNNNNNNNNNNNNTATGTATGTATGNNNNNNNNNNNNNNNNNNNNNNNNNNNNNNNNNNNNNNNNNNNNNNNNNNNNNNNNNNNNNNNNNNNNNNNNNNNNNNNNNNNNNNNNNNNNNNNNNNNNNNNNNNNNNNNNNNNNNNNNNNNNNNNNNNNNNNNNNNNNNNNNNNNNNNNNNNNNNNNNNNNNNNNNNNNNNTCGAGGTGTTTNNNNNNNNNNNNNNNNNNNNNNNNNNNNNNNNNNNNNNNNNNNNNNNNNNNNNNNNNNNNNNNNNNNNNNNNNNNNNNNNNNNNNNNNNNNNNNNNNNNNNNNNNNNNNNNNNNNNNNNNNNNNNNNNNNNNNNNNNNNNNNNNNNNNNNNNNNNNNNNNNNNNNNNNNNNNNNNNNNNNNNNNNNNNNNNNNNNNNNNNNNNNNNNNNNNNNNNNNNNNNNNNNNNNNNNNNNNNNNNNNNNNNNNNNNNNNNNNNNNNNNNNNNNNNNNNNNNNNNNNNNNNNNNNNNNNNNNNNNNNNNNNNNNNNNNNNNNNNNNNNNNNNNNNNNNNNNNNNNNNNNNNNNNNNNNNNNNNNNNNNNNNNNNNNNNNNNNNNNNNNNNNNNNNNNNNNNNNNNNNNNNNNNNNNNNNNNNNNNNNNNNNNNNNNNNNNNNNNNNNNNNNNNNNNNNNNNNNNNNNNNNNNNNNNNNNNNNNNNNNNNNNNNNNNNNNNNNNNNNNNNNNNNNNNNNNNNNNNNNNNNNNNNNNNNNNNNNNNNNNNNNNNNNNNNNNNNNNNNNNNNNNNNNNNNNNNNNNNNNNNNNNNNNNNNNNNNNNNNNNNNNNNNNNNNNNNNNNNNNNNNNNNNNNNNNNNNNNNNNNNNNNNNNNNNNNNNNNNNNNNNNNNNNNNNNNNNNNNNNNNNNNNNNNNNNNNNNNNNNNNNNNNNNNNNNNNNNNNNNNNNNNNNNNNNNNNNNNNNNNNNNNNNNNNNNNNNNNNNNNNNNNNNNNNNNNNNNNNNNNNNNNNNNNNNNNNNNNNNNNNNNNNNNNNNNNNNNNNNNNNNNNNNNNNNNNNNNNNNNNNNNNNNNNNNNNNNNNNNNNNNNNNN
This window encodes:
- the LOC119581668 gene encoding rhodopsin-like; the protein is MSWNNADMGSNALPSTNPYGNYTVVDTVPKELLHMVDSHWYQFPPMNPLWYSLVGFWMVIMGCLSVAGNFVVIWVFMNTKSLRTPANLLVVNLAMSDFLMMFTMFPPMVISCYWQTWTLGAFFCEIYAFLGSLFGCVSIWTMVFITADRYNVIVKGVSAEPLTSGGAMARIAGTWAASLAWCLPPFFGWNRYVPEGNMTACGTDYLTETTLSKSYLWVYSVWVYIFPLFYIIYSYTFIVKAVAAHERGMREQAKKMGVKSLRSEEAQKTSAECRLAKVALMTVTLWFMAWTPYFIINWGGMFNKPMVTPIFSIWGSVFAKANAVYNPIVYAISHPKYRAALEKKLPCLACATEGRDGSDAGSTGTAQVSEKAESA
- the LOC119581670 gene encoding rhodopsin-like, whose translation is MGSNALPSTNPYGNYTVVDTVPKELLHMIDPHWYQFPPMNPLWYSLVGFWMVIMGCLSVAGNFVVIWVFMNTKSLRTPANLLVVNLAMSDFLMMFTMFPPMVISCYWQTWTLGAFFCEIYAFLGSLFGCVSIWTMVFITADRYNVIVKGVSAEPLTSGGAMARIAGTWAASLAWCLPPFFGWNRYVPEGNMTACGTDYLTETTLSKSYLWVYSVWVYIFPLFYIIYSYTFIVKAVAAHERGMREQAKKMGVKSLRSEEAQKTSAECRLAKVALMTVTLWFMAWTPYFIINWGGMFNKPMVTPIFSIWGSVFAKANAVYNPIVYAISHPKYRAALEKKLPCLACATEGRDGSDAGSTGTAQVPEKTESA